One genomic window of Saccopteryx bilineata isolate mSacBil1 chromosome 4, mSacBil1_pri_phased_curated, whole genome shotgun sequence includes the following:
- the SERPINE1 gene encoding plasminogen activator inhibitor 1: protein MRTSPVFACLALGMGLIFGEGSASYHRQSKAAQLATDFGVKVFQQVAQASKDRNVVFSPYGVASVLAMLQLTTRGETRQQIQAAMQFEIEEKGMAPALRQLYKELMGPWNKDEISIADAIFVQRDLELVPGFMPYFFKLFRTTVKQVDFSEVERARFIVNDWVKRHTKGMISDLLGEGAVDQLTRLVLVNALYFNGHWKTPFPESHTHHRLFHKSDGSTVSVPMMAQTNKFNYTEFSTPDGHYYDILELPYHGDTLSMFIAAPYEKEVPLSALTNILDAQLISQWKGNMTCLPRLLVLPKFSLESAVDLRRPLENLGMTNMFSPSQADFSSFSDREPLYVSQALQKVKIKVNERGTVASSSTAITASARMAPEEIIMDRPFLFVVRHNPTGTVLFMGQVMEP from the exons ATGCGAACGTCTCCAGTCTTTGCCTGCCTAGCTCTGGGCATGGGCCTCATCTTTGGTGAAGGATCTGCCTCATATCATCGCCAGTCAAAAGCCGCCCAACTGGCCACAGACTTTGGAGTAAAGGTGTTTCAGCAGGTGGCACAGGCTTCCAAGGACCGCAACGTGGTTTTTTCTCCCTATGGGGTGGCCTCGGTCCTGGCCATGCTGCAGCTGACAACGAGAGGGGAAACCAGGCAGCAGATCCAAGCAGCAATGCAATTCGAGATTGAAG AGAAGGGCATGGCCCCTGCCCTCCGCCAACTGTACAAGGAACTCATGGGGCCATGGAACAAGGATGAGATCAGCATCGCCGATGCCATCTTTGTCCAGCGGGACCTGGAGCTGGTCCCAGGCTTCATGCCTTACTTCTTCAAGCTGTTCCGGACCACAGTCAAGCAAGTGGACTTCTCAGAGGTGGAGAGAGCCAGGTTCATCGTCAATGACTGGGTGAAGAGACACACGAAAG GCATGATTAGTGACTTACTTGGTGAAGGGGCCGTGGACCAGCTGACACGCCTGGTGCTGGTGAATGCCTTGTACTTCAATGGCCACTGGAAGACACCCTTCCCAGAGTCGCACACCCATCACCGCCTCTTCCACAAGTCTGATGGCAGTACCGTCTCAGTGCCCATGATGGCTCAGACCAACAAATTCAACTATA CTGAGTTTTCCACACCTGATGGCCATTATTATGACATCCTGGAATTGCCCTACCACGGGGACACTCTCAGCATGTTCATTGCTGCTCCCTATGAAAAAGAGGTGCCTCTCTCTGCCCTCACCAACATTCTGGATGCCCAGCTCATCAGCCAGTGGAAAGGGAATATGACCTGCCTGCCCCGCCTCCTGGTTCTGCCCAA GTTCTCCCTGGAGAGTGCAGTTGACCTCAGGAGGCCCTTGGAGAACCTGGGGATGACCAACATGTTCAGTCCAAGCCAAGCGGACTTCTCAAGTTTTTCAg ATCGAGAGCCTCTTTACGTATCACAGGCACTGCAAAAAGTGAAGATCAAGGTGAATGAGAGAGGCACGGTGGCGTCCTCTTCCACAG CCATTACCGCCTCCGCCCGAATGGCCCCTGAGGAGATCATCATGGACAGACCTTTCCTCTTCGTGGTGCGGCACAACCCCACAG GGACGGTCCTTTTCATGGGCCAAGTGATGGAACCCTGA
- the AP1S1 gene encoding AP-1 complex subunit sigma-1A isoform X1: MMRFMLLFSRQGKLRLQKWYLATSDKERKKMVRELMQVVLARKPKMCSFLEWRDLKVVYKRYASLYFCCAIEGQDNELITLELIHRYVELLDKYFGSVCELDIIFNFEKAYFILDEFLMGGDVQDTSKKSVLKAIEQADLLQEEDESPRSVLEEMGLA, translated from the exons ATG ATGCGATTCATGCTGCTGTTCAGCCGGCAGGGAAAGCTGAGACTGCAAAAATGGTACCTGGCCACGTCagacaaggagagaaagaagatggtTCGAGAGCTTATGCAGGTTGTTCTGGCACGCAAGCCCAAGATGTGCAGCTTCCTGGAGTGGAGGGACCTCAAAGTTGTCTATAAGAG ATATGCCAGCCTCTACTTCTGCTGCGCTATTGAGGGCCAAGACAATGAGCTCATCACACTGGAACTGATCCACCGATATGTGGAGCTTCTGGACAAATACTTCGGCAGT GTATGCGAGCTGGACATCATCTTTAATTTTGAGAAGGCCTACTTCATCTTGGATGAGTTTTTGATGGGAGGTGATGTCCAAGACACCTCCAAGAAGAGTGTGCTAAAGGCTATTGAGCAGGCTGACCTGCTGCAGGAG GAGGATGAGTCGCCACGCAGTGTGTTGGAGGAGATGGGTCTGGCATAG
- the AP1S1 gene encoding AP-1 complex subunit sigma-1A isoform X2, which yields MRFMLLFSRQGKLRLQKWYLATSDKERKKMVRELMQVVLARKPKMCSFLEWRDLKVVYKRYASLYFCCAIEGQDNELITLELIHRYVELLDKYFGSVCELDIIFNFEKAYFILDEFLMGGDVQDTSKKSVLKAIEQADLLQEEDESPRSVLEEMGLA from the exons ATGCGATTCATGCTGCTGTTCAGCCGGCAGGGAAAGCTGAGACTGCAAAAATGGTACCTGGCCACGTCagacaaggagagaaagaagatggtTCGAGAGCTTATGCAGGTTGTTCTGGCACGCAAGCCCAAGATGTGCAGCTTCCTGGAGTGGAGGGACCTCAAAGTTGTCTATAAGAG ATATGCCAGCCTCTACTTCTGCTGCGCTATTGAGGGCCAAGACAATGAGCTCATCACACTGGAACTGATCCACCGATATGTGGAGCTTCTGGACAAATACTTCGGCAGT GTATGCGAGCTGGACATCATCTTTAATTTTGAGAAGGCCTACTTCATCTTGGATGAGTTTTTGATGGGAGGTGATGTCCAAGACACCTCCAAGAAGAGTGTGCTAAAGGCTATTGAGCAGGCTGACCTGCTGCAGGAG GAGGATGAGTCGCCACGCAGTGTGTTGGAGGAGATGGGTCTGGCATAG
- the VGF gene encoding neurosecretory protein VGF, whose product MTPAVSDSPLVMKSLRLPASALFCFFLLIKGLGGAPPGRPEAQSPSFSSEHTEPVAGDTVPGLKDGRVPEVRAARNSEPQDEGELFQGVDPRALAAVLLQALDRPASPPAPGGSQRGAAEEAAEALLTETVRSQTHSLPAPQTQAPAAPPLPQTQESGPETGDPSEELEALASLLQELRDFSPSSAKRQQETAAAETETRTHTLTRVNLESPGPERVWRASWGEFQARVPERAPLPPPAPQQFQAHMPEGRPLPEAHQFGEKVPSPKTHLGEALAPLSKAYQSLGAPFSKARRPESSLLSGSEAGERLLQQGLAQVEAGRRQAEATRQAAAQEERLADLASDLLLQYLLQGGARQRSPGGRGLQQELKERESEREEEEAEQERRGGEERVGEEDEEAAEAEAEAEEAERARQNALLFAEEEDGEAGAEDKRSQEETPGHHRKDAEGAEEGGEEEEDDDEEMDPQTIDSLIELSTKLHLPADDVVSIIEEVEEKRKRKKNAPPEPVPPPRVAPAPTHVRSPQPPPPAPARNELPDWNEVLPPWDREEDEVFPPGPYHPFPNYIRPRTLQPPAASRRRHYHHALPPSRHYPSGEAQARRAQEAAEAEERRLQEQEELENYIEHVLLRRP is encoded by the exons ATGACACCAGCTG TCTCCGATAGTCCCTTGGTCATGAAATCGCTCAGGTTGCCGGCTTCCGCCCTCTTCTGCTTCTTTCTACTGATTAAGGGGCTGGGAGGAGCACCCCCAGGGCGCCCTGAGGCGCAGTCACCTTCCTTCAGCTCTGAGCATACAGAGCCGGTAGCTGGGGACACAGTGCCCGGACTGAAGGATGGTCGCGTCCCAGAGGTCCGAGCCGCTCGAAATTCAGAGCCGCAGGACGAGGGAGAGCTCTTCCAGGGTGTGGATCCCCGGGCGCTGGCCGCGGTGCTGCTGCAGGCACTCGACCGTCCGGCCTCGCCCCCGGCGCCAGGCGGCTCCCAGAGGGGGGCAGCGGAAGAAGCGGCAGAAGCTCTGTTAACCGAGACCGTGCGAAGCCAGACCCACAGCCTCCCTGCGCCACAGACCCAAGCGCCGGCGGCCCCACCTCTCCCTCAGACTCAGGAGAGTGGTCCCGAGACGGGCGACCCCTCCGAGGAGCTCGAGGCACTAGCTTCCCTGCTCCAGGAACTGAGAGATTTCAGTCCGAGCAGCGCCAAGCGCCAGCAGGAGACCGCGGCAGCAGAGACGGAAACTCGTACGCACACGCTGACCCGAGTCAACCTGGAGAGCCCCGGGCCAGAGCGCGTGTGGCGCGCTTCCTGGGGAGAGTTCCAGGCGCGTGTCCCGGAGCGCGCGCCTTTGCCACCCCCGGCTCCCCAGCAATTCCAGGCTCACATGCCCGAAGGCCGTCCCCTTCCCGAAGCCCACCAGTTCGGGGAAAAAGTGCCCTCCCCCAAAACACACCTAGGCGAGGCCCTGGCACCCCTGTCCAAGGCGTACCAAAGCCTGGGCGCCCCCTTCTCCAAGGCGCGCCGACCGGAGAGCTCACTCCTGAGCGGCTCCGAGGCTGGGGAGCGCCTTCTACAGCAAGGGCTGGCTCAGGTAGAGGCGGGGCGGAGACAAGCGGAGGCCACCCGGCAGGCCGCGGCGCAGGAAGAGCGGCTGGCGGACCTGGCCTCGGACCTGCTGCTCCAGTATTTGCTGCAGGGAGGGGCCCGGCAGCGCAGCCCGGGGGGTCGGGGGCTGCAGCAGGAGTTGAAGGAGCGAGAGAgcgagagggaggaggaggaggcggagcaGGAGAGACGAGGCggtgaggagagggtgggggaagaggacGAGGAAGctgcggaggcggaggcggaggcggaggagGCGGAGAGGGCTCGGCAGAACGCGTTACTGTTCGCTGAGGAGGAGGACGGGGAAGCCGGAGCCGAGGACAAGCGCTCCCAGGAGGAGACGCCTGGCCATCATCGAAAAGACGCtgagggggcagaggagggcggggaggaagaggaggacgaCGACGAAGAGATGGACCCTCAAACGATCGATAGCCTCATTGAGCTGTCTACCAAACTCCACCTGCCAGCGGACGACGTGGTCAGCATCATCgaagaggtggaggagaagcGGAAGCGGAAGAAGAACGCCCCTCCCGAGCCTGTGCCGCCCCCACGGGTTGCCCCCGCCCCTACCCACGTCCGCTCCCCgcagcccccgccccctgccccagcTCGAAACGAGCTACCCGATTGGAACGAGGTGCTCCCGCCCTGGGATCGGGAGGAGGACGAGGTATTTCCCCCGGGGCCCTACCACCCTTTTCCCAACTACATCCGGCCGCGAACGCTGCAGCCTCCGGCTGCCTCGCGCCGCCGCCACTACCACCACGCCCTGCCGCCTTCTCGCCACTATCCTAGTGGAGAGGCCCAGGCACGGCGCGCACAGGAGGCGGCGGAGGCTGAGGAGCGCCGgctgcaggagcaggaggagctgGAGAATTACATCGAGCACGTGCTGCTCCGACGCCCGTGA